Genomic segment of Alphaproteobacteria bacterium:
GCCCAGCATGGCGCGCAACAGGCTGGTGCCGGACTTATAGAGGCCGCCGATGAAGATCGGCGTGGTGGGGCTCTCAGGCATCGGCCGGGCGCGCCATCAGCCATTCCGCCAGCTCGAGATCGAAGGGAACGTCGATGTTGACCAGCGGACGCTCGATGACCACGCCGAAGCAGCGCTCCTCCAAGAGATTGCGGTTTTTCTCATCCAGCAGGGCCGCCCGCGCCGCCGCGTAGCAGACGCCGTTGCGGTGGTAATAGTCCGGGATCTTCTGGCGGATGGAATAGAGCGCCCCGTCCTCGTGGTAATAGCCCAAGCTCCCCTCGCCGTCTCGCGTCAGGGTCTTGTGGGGGGTGAAGGAGCCCGGCGTCGGGCTGACCGTGGCGGCGGCGGCGAAACCGCCGTCGATGACCTTGCCCAGCGTGGCGGATACGTCGTCGGGGCGGCGCAAGGGACTGGTCGGCTCCAACAGGATGGTAAAGGCGAATTCGGTGCCATAGTGCGCCTCGGCCGCATGCAGGGCGTGGCGCCAGGCCGCGATCGAAGTGGCGCTGTCGTGGGATAGCTCGGGCGGGCGCAGGAAGAAGGCATCGAGGCCCGCGGCCCGGGCCTCGGCCGCCATCTCCTCGTCGTCGGTGGAGATCAGCGCCTGGTCGAGCCACTCGAGCGCGGCGCAGACCCGGCCGACATGGCCGATCAGCGAATGCCCGGCCACACGGCGGAGGTTCTTGCGCTTGATCGACTTGGAGCCGCCACGGGCCGGCACCACGGCGAGCACGCTATGGCCGCCCCAGGTC
This window contains:
- a CDS encoding acylneuraminate cytidylyltransferase family protein, which translates into the protein MTWGGHSVLAVVPARGGSKSIKRKNLRRVAGHSLIGHVGRVCAALEWLDQALISTDDEEMAAEARAAGLDAFFLRPPELSHDSATSIAAWRHALHAAEAHYGTEFAFTILLEPTSPLRRPDDVSATLGKVIDGGFAAAATVSPTPGSFTPHKTLTRDGEGSLGYYHEDGALYSIRQKIPDYYHRNGVCYAAARAALLDEKNRNLLEERCFGVVIERPLVNIDVPFDLELAEWLMARPADA